One window from the genome of Podospora pseudocomata strain CBS 415.72m chromosome 6, whole genome shotgun sequence encodes:
- the USO1 gene encoding Vesicle-mediated ER to Golgi transport protein (EggNog:ENOG503NV2H; COG:U; BUSCO:EOG09261B18): protein MLSTLTTAPAKQSVSETIPILSGRLSTATLLEDRRAAILGLRSFAKQYPASVASGALRSLIGSLDRDGEDVDTVKVVLETLLYLFEPDPDSPEASPEIAMWVADEFTMRHENIGLLLGFLDRERLDFYSRLYSLQLLAAVLSARPERTEECIVNAEDGIARIVAALDEQREPIRDAAVGLLTDLTPISTVIQGLVAFENVFGRVFGIVRTEGGLAGGAEVVVNCLILMANLLRLNPTNQAMFRDMGYLAEVSRLLKDAYGGPQDLEELPPRIEELRNRSVFALLAVIRLFLVPGASVTPQNQEAFLGDLLQPERGRGGRTSRARGDPILVETLQIAFSPVAEISIKSEALLACADMIRGHAPAQEVFAGIQVPSPLADLAAANGQGPQANGGIPRVYVIDGLLDLVLAVNSLQAFDLRLAGCVCLKAYFYEHAQVRMHFLDHAIRAHQANADQLTNVLTILLQPTTESLTGDPYKYWFAAVLMLHLLRNNPEAKSLARGVTEGDEANGEEVVTSIQTIAAHLLSCVAKSEDPRVIVGYLMLLLCWLFEDLPGVNDFLDEFTNLQGLIQAAIENPHGDVTVQGLSAMLAGVIYEFSTKDSPVPRATVREMIMTRMGRDRYVDKLSKLRSHPLMRDYEVLPQKLEPGLDQKLPDVFFDDAFVEFFKDNYSRILRAIDREPDAEVSVVINGVEEGVSRKLVDELREEIAQKETELRDLLADREALSKQLSQEQAAHAQTKTLQSTDLARTNETLTALRAQLATKDRAIQAAEAQKANVVKQLTAEQSEHQRARADLARATETANTLRTQLAVKDKTIATAETQLTTLRQQLAAAQGSAQQASAEISRLKAANDALQRTHGDEIRRVLVEHEATEENLQRQLAAASKTSQEETERIRRELEAGRKSAEQEAERVKRRLEGEQADLKATISRLEVDLMKAQAEGGKKVGELEGRLKKEGEMREKAERRVREVEEGGKKERAEKDKELKKVRGLVEEKEKERKAAQGELDDLLMVFGDLEEKVNKYKERLKALGETISDDEDDDDEEEDVEDDDDDDEDEDEEEEEEEEKGKKK from the exons ATGCTGTCGACGTTGACCACCGCCCCGGCCAAGCAGTCGGTGAGCGAgaccatccccatcctcagcGGCCGCCTCAGCACAGCAACACTCCTCGAGGACCGCCGCGCCGCCATCCTTGGTCTGCGTAGCTTCGCCAAACAGTACCCCGCCTCGGTAGCATCCGGTGCTCTACGAAGTCTGATAGGAAGTCTGGatcgggatggggaggatgtcgacACAGTCAAGGTGGTGCTCGAGACGTTGCTGTATCTCTTCGAGCCGGACCCGGACAGCCCCGAGGCCTCACCAGAAATTGCCATGTGGGTGGCAGATGAGTTTACCATGCGCCATGAGAACATTGGGTTACTGCTGGGATTTTTGGACAGGGAGAGACTCGACTTTTACTCGAGGTTGTATTCGTTACAACTACTTGCAGCCGTCCTGTCAGCACGCCCAGAGAGGACCGAGGAGTGCATAGTGAATGCCGAGGATGGCATTGCCCGGATTGTAGCCGCCTTGGACGAGCAAAGGGAGCCTATCCGGGACGCTGCGGTTGGCCTGCTCACGGATCTCACACCAATATCCACGGTTATTCAAGGCCTCGTGGCTTTTGAAAACGTCTTTGGGAGGGTATTTGGCATCGTCAGGACAGAAGGCGGTCTTGCTGGTGGGGCAGAAGTGGTGGTCAACTGTCTGATTTTGATGGCCAACTTGCTCCGGCTTAACCCAACAAATCAGGCCATGTTCAGGGATATGGGTTACCTGGCAGAAGTCAGCCGTCTATTGAAAGACGCATATGGAGGGCCACaggacttggaggagctCCCGCCAAGGATTGAGGAGCTGCGAAACAGGAGTGTTtttgctcttcttgctgtTATCCGGTTGTTCCTTGTCCCTGGGGCCTCGGTGACGCCCCAAAACCAGGAGGCCTTTCTGGGTGACCTTTTGCAGCCAGAGCGAGGTCGCGGTGGGCGCACTAGCCGTGCCAGGGGAGATCCAATTCTTGTGGAAACCCTCCAAATTGCCTTCTCGCCGGTTGCCGAGATATCGATCAAGTCTGAAGCTCTACTAGCATGCGCCGACATGATCAGAGGACACGCACCAGCACAGGAAGTATTTGCCGGCATTCAGGTACCATCACCATTAGCTGATCTAGCAGCAGCCAACGGGCAAGGACCTCAGGCAAACGGCGGGATTCCAAGAGTCTATGTTATCGACggtcttcttgatcttgttctTGCTGTAAACTCACTACAGGCCTTTGATCTACGGTTGGCCGGCTGTGTCTGCCTCAAAGCCTACTTCTACGAGCATGCTCAAGTTCGCATGCATTTCCTTGATCATGCGATCCGGGCACACCAGGCTAACGCAGACCAACTCACCAATGTCCTGACCATATTGCTTCAGCCAACAACAGAGTCTCTTACTGGAGACCCCTACAAATACTGGTTCGCTgcggtgttgatgctgcacctcctccgcaacaacCCGGAGGCTAAGTCACTGGCCAGGGGCGTGACGGAAGGTGACGAAGCCaatggggaagaggttgtgACGAGCATCCAGACTATTGCGGCGCATCTTCTCAGCTGTGTTGCCAAGTCTGAAGACCCTCGGGTCATTGTTGGCTATCTCATGCTGCTCTTGTGCTGGTTATTCGAGGATCTTCCGGGCGTCAACGACTTCCTGGACGAGTTCACCAACCTCCAGGGTCTCATTCAAGCAGCCATCGAAAACCCACACGGCGATGTCACTGTGCAAGGTCTCAGCGCGATGCTTGCCGGTGTCATCTACGAGTTTTCCACCAAGGACTCACCAGTACCACGAGCCACAGTGCGGGAGATGATCATGACACGCATGGGCCGTGATCGATATGTCGACAAACTGTCCAAACTTCGCTCCCACCCCCTGATGCGCGACTACGAAGTCTTGCCGCAAAAGCTAGAGCCTGGCTTGGACCAGAAGCTACCGGATGTTTTCTTTGACGACGCTTTTGTCGAGTTCTTTAAGGATAACTACAGCCGGATCCTCCGCGCTATCGACCGTGAGCCAGACGCAGAGGTTTCGGTTGTCATCAacggggttgaagaaggggtttCGAGAAAACTTGTCGATGAGCTCCGAGAGGAGATCGcccaaaaagaaacagaGCTCCGAGATCTTCTTGCTGACAGGGAGGCGTTATCGAAGCAACTATCTCAGGAACAGGCCGCCCAcgcccaaaccaaaacacTTCAGTCAACCGACCTCGCCCGCACGAATGAGACGCTGACTGCCTTGCGGGCTCAGTTGGCAACGAAAGACCGTGCTATTCAGGCGGCGGAGGCCCAAAAAGCAAACGTCGTGAAACAACTCACAGCTGAACAATCCGAGCACCAGCGCGCCAGAGCTGATCTCGCTCGGGCAACTGAAACAGCCAACACCCTCCGCACGCAGTTGGCAGTTAAAGACAAGACCATCGCCACAGCCGAGACGCAACTTACTACCCTACGACAGCAACTCGCGGCCGCGCAGGGGAGCGCCCAGCAAGCCTCGGCGGAGATTTCGCGGCTCAAGGCGGCGAATGATGCTCTTCAGCGTACTCATGGGGATGAGATACGCAGGGTATTGGTTGAGCATGAAGCTACGGAAGAGAACCTACAGCGTCAGCTCGCTGCTGCTAGCAAGACTTCGCAGGAGGAGACTGAGCGGATCAGGCGGGAgttggaggcggggaggaaatCGGCTGAgcaggaggcggagagggttaAGAGGAGattggagggggagcaggcTGATTTGAAGGCTACGATCAGTAGGCTTGAGGTTGATTTGATGAAGGCgcaggcggagggggggaagaaagttggggagctggaggggaggttgaagaaggagggggagatgagggaaAAGGCAGAAAGGAGGGttagggaggtggaggagggggggaagaaggagagggcggaaaaggacaaggagttgaagaaggttagggggttggtggaggagaaggaaaaagagaggaaggcggcgcagggggagctggatgatttgttgatggtttttggggatttggaggagaaggttaATAAGTACAAG GAACGGCTCAAGGCTCTGGGTGAGACGATatcggatgatgaggacgatgatgatgaagaggaggatgtggaggatgacgatgacgatgatgaggatgaagacgaggaggaagaggaggaggaggagaaaggcAAGAAGAAGTGA
- the RAT1 gene encoding 5'-3' exoribonuclease 2 (COG:K; EggNog:ENOG503NW08) codes for MGIPAAFRWLSTKYPKIISPVIEDTPITMDDGAVIPVDTTKPNPNGEEFDNLYLDMNGIVHPCSHPEDRPAPKDEEEMMVEIFKYTDRVVNMVRPRKLLMIAVDGVAPRAKMNQQRSRRFRAARDAKEKEEDKEKLLKMLQKDKKSTVQVQPVEEVVQKAFDSNSITPGTPFMDILAASLRYWCSYKLNTDPAWAKIKVIISDATIPGEGEHKIMEYVRSQRNSPGHDPNTRHVIYGLDADLIMLGLATHEPHFRVLREDVFAQDARPRLCKLCGQKGHDAANCRGEAKEKEGEFGEKDRAAPLKPFIWLHVNIFREYLAVELNVPGLPFAFDLERAIDDWVFMCFFVGNDFLPHLPALEIRENGIDTLVAIWKDNLPSMGGYLTKDGHVDLERAQLIMAGLAKQEDAIFRRRKETEDRREAGFKRRKLQQEKQQQRNGQGQQDSPSYRKRGQPPPETFAAASMNLISVSNIQKPAAHSITHDMVVNRQAVDQANVANKSAASVLKSQIQSLMNKPKEEAPAPAAEEVKEPVAEEAQPKSPPSALGKRKAELITEADANSPAASSGAETPTSGEEEAVDTVRLWEEGYADRYYEQKFKVDPKDIEFRHKVARAYVEGLAWVLMYYFQGCPSWEWFYPYHYAPFAADFVDLGKMTINFDKGRISRPFEQLMSVLPAASRHAIPEVFHDLMTNEDSEIIDFYPEEFDIDLNGKKMSWQGIALLPFIEMPRLLKAMEPKQKLLSEEDRARNEPGKEVLIISDAHPVYDDITQKFYSKKPVGDKVEIDSALSEGLSGKIEKIEGYVPHGELRYPLERHTFPDVDFDRTLSVHYELPSSSHIHKSILLRGVKLPPPVLDRSDIEILKGKGRNSGRGYGGVPFHGNGGGGRGGRINYGPGGNNRGGGGGGGYNNHYRGNNNNNNQSQGYGNGYGNGGGYGGGQQQFPPVPPPGWQPPVPPGFPGFGQGGPPPAPPGYVPPYQQGYHQPPPPNRYAMPPVPPPGAYGGGGGYGGQGQGGYQQGRQHDQYRPQGQHDMYRPPQGGQDRRRDGGRGGGGGGYRDNRDYRR; via the exons ATGGGTATTCCCGCCGCCTTCAGGTGGCTTTCCACCAAATATCCCAAGATCATCTCCCCGGTGATCGAGGACACCCCGATTACGATGGACGATGGTGCCGTCATCCCGGTTGACACCACCAAGCCGAACCCGAAcggcgaggagtttgacaACTTGTACCTCGACATGAACGGTATCGTCCATCCCTGTTCTCACCCCGAGGACAGGCCCGCGCccaaggatgaggaggagatgatggttgaAATCTTCAAGTACACGGACCGTGTTGTGAACATGGTGCGGCCGCGCAAGCTTTTGATGATCGCTGTCG ATGGTGTCGCTCCCAGAGCTAAGATGAACCAGCAGCGATCCCGTCGTTTCCGCGCCGCCCGAGATGCcaaagagaaagaggaggacaaggagaagctgctcaagATGCTccagaaagacaagaagagcaCCGTGCAGGTCCAGCCcgtcgaggaggttgttcAAAAGGCATTCGATTCCAATTCAATTACTCCTGGCACACCTTTCATGGACATCCTCGCAGCTTCTTTGCGTTACTGGTGCTCGTATAAGCTTAACACAGATCCTGCGTGGGCCAAAATCAAGGTCATCATCTCGGATGCCACCATTCCTGGCGAGGGTGAGCATAAGATCATGGAGTATGTTCGATCGCAGCGCAACTCGCCAGGCCACGACCCCAATACTCGCCATGTCATCTATGGCCTTGATGCTGATTTGATCATGTTGGGTCTTGCCACTCATGAGCCTCATTTCCGCGTTCTCCGTGAAGATGTTTTTGCCCAGGACGCCAGACCTAGATTATGCAAGCTCTGCGGCCAAAAGGGACATGATGCCGCGAACTGCCGGGGAGAggccaaggaaaaggagggcgAATTTGGCGAAAAGGATAGGGCTGCCCCTCTGAAGCCTTTTATTTGGCTCCACGTCAACATTTTCCGCGAATA CCTCGCGGTAGAACTCAACGTTCCCGGCCTTCCGTTTGCTTTTGACCTCGAGCGTGCTATTGACG ACTGGGTGTTCATGtgcttcttcgtcggaaACGATTTCCTCCCTCACCTGCCTGCTTTGGAAATCCGAGAGAATGGTATCGATACGCTCGTCGCCATTTGGAAGGACAACCTACCTTCTATGGGCGGTTACTTGACCAAAGATGGTCATGTCGACCTTGAGCGGGCCCAGCTTATCATGGCTGGCCTTGCCAAGCAAGAAGATGCCATTTTccggagaagaaaagagaccGAAGACCGGAGAGAGGCTGGTTTCAAGAGGCGGAAGCTTCAGCAagaaaagcagcagcaacgtaATGGCCAGGGGCAGCAGGACTCGCCATCATACCGCAAGCGGGGGCAACCGCCGCCGGAGACCTTTGCTGCAGCGAGCATGAACTTGATATCTGTGTCTAACATTCAGAAGCCGGCTGCGCATAGCATCACGCATGATATGGTGGTGAACCGCCAGGCGGTTGATCAGGCCAATGTGGCCAACAAGAGCGCTGCCAGTGTCCTCAAGAGCCAGATACAGAGCCTTATGAACAAGCCCAAGGAAGAGGCCCCAgcccccgccgccgaggaagtCAAGGAGCCCGTTGCGGAAGAGGCTCAACCAAAGTCGCCCCCGTCTGCTCTCGGCAAGCGCAAGGCCGAGCTCATCACCGAAGCTGATGCCAACAGTCCCGCTGCGAGCTCGGGTGCTGAGACTCCAACCTCgggcgaagaggaagccGTCGACACGGTCAGGCTCTGGGAAGAGGGCTACGCCGACCGGTACTATGAGCAAAAGTTCAAGGTCGACCCCAAGGACATTGAGTTCAGGCACAAGGTTGCGCGCGCCTATGTGGAGGGTCTCGCCTGGGTGCTGATGTACTACTTCCAGGGCTGCCCGTCTTGGGAATGGTTCTACCCTTACCATTACGCGCCCTTTGCGGCGGATTTTGTCGACCTGGGCAAGATGACGATCAACTTTGACAAGGGGAGGATATCCCGTCCGTTTGAGCAGCTGATGAGTGTGCTTCCTGCCGCGTCGAGACATGCCATCCCTGAGGTCTTTCATGATCTCATGACCAATGAGGATAGCGAGATTATCGACTTTTACCCGGAGGAGTTTGACATCGATTTGAACGGGAAGAAGATGTCGTGGCAGGGGATTGCGTTGTTGCCGTTTATTGAGATGCCGCGGTTACTGAAGGCTATGGAGCCGAAGCAGAAGCTGCTgagtgaggaggatagggcgAGGAATGAGCCCGGGAAGGAGGTGTTGATTATTTCGGACGCGCACCCGGTTTACGATGATATTACGCAGAAGTTTTACAGCAAGAAGCCGGTGGGGGATAAGGTGGAGATTGATAGTGCGTTAAGCGAGGGGTTGTCGGGGAAGATTGAGAAGATTGAGGGGTATGTGCCTCATGGGGAGCTGAGGTATCCTTTGGAAAGGCATACGTTTCCGGATGTGGACTTTGATCGGACGTTGAG TGTTCACTATGAACTCCCCTCCAGCTCTCACATCCACAAATCGATACTCCTCCGCGGCGTGAAGCTACCTCCTCCAGTTCTCGACAGGAGCGACATTGAGATtctcaagggcaagggccGCAACTCTGGACGGGGCTATGGTGGTGTGCCCTTTCATGGaaatggtggtggcggcagAGGCGGGCGTATCAACTATGGTCCTGGAGGTAACAAccgtggcggcggcggtggtggtgggtataACAATCACTACCGcggcaacaacaataacaacaaccagTCTCAGGGGTATGGGAATGGGTATGGTAATGGGGGTGGATATGGTGGTGGGCAACAACAGTTCcctcctgttcctcctccgggCTGGCAGCCGCCGGTCCCTCCTGGGTTTCCCGGGTTTGGGCAGGGTGGtccgccgccggcgccgccgggGTATGTGCCGCCTTATCAGCAGGGGTATCaccaaccgccgccgccgaacaGGTATGCCATGCcgccggtgccgccgccgggggcttatggtggtggtggtgggtatggGGGACAGGGTCAAGGGGGTTATCAGCAGGGTCGGCAGCATGATCAGTATCGGCCTCAGGGACAGCATGATATGTATCGGCCTCCTCAGGGAGGACAAGACAGGAGACGGGATGGgggacggggtggtggcggtgggggttATAGGGATAATAGGGATTATCGGAGGTAA